DNA from Stenotrophomonas acidaminiphila:
CAAGGACGCCGACGGCAGCGTGCAGACGCGCTCGGGCCTGCCGCAGGGCGATGACCTGCAGGCGGTGCTGGGGCCGCGCTGATCGCGGCGCCCGCGGGCACCGCGGCATGGCGGCCGGCGGCGATGTAATAGTCTCCGCCGCGCCGGGCTGACTAAGCTGGCGGGGTCCTGCACGGAGCCCGCCATGAGCCACGACCACAACCACGTCCCCAGCGAGATACGCCACGAAAAGCCCCTGTGGTGGGCGCTGGCGCTGACCTCGTCCTACCTGGTGGTGGAGGTGGTCGGTGCGTTCATGACCAACAGCCTGGCGCTGTTGTCCGATGCCGCGCACATGGCCACCGACGCGCTGGCGCTGGTGATCGCGCTGACCGCGGTGCGGCTCAGCCGGCGCCCGGCCGATGCGCGTCGCACCTATGGCTACGCGCGGCTGGAAGCGCTGGGCGCGCTGGCCAACGGCGGCCTGCTGTTCGCGGTCGGCCTGTACATCCTGTGGGAGGCCGTGGGCCGCTTCCGCGCGCCGCAGCCCATCGCCTCCACCGGCATGCTGTGGGTGGCCGGCTTCGGCCTGCTGGTCAACCTGATCGCCATGCGCCTGCTCAGCGCCGGCAGCGGCGAGAGCCTGAACGTCAAGGGCGCCTACCTGGAAGTGTGGAGCGACATGCTCGGCTCGGTGGCGGTGATCATCGCCGCGCTGATCATCCGCTTCACCGGCTGGACCCTGGTCGACCCGATCCTCGCCGTGCTGATCGGCCTGTGGGTGCTGCCGCGCACCTGGGTGCTGCTGCGCGACGCGCTGAACGTGCTGCTCGAAGGCGTGCCCAAGGGCATCGCGCTGGCCGAGGTCGAGCAGGCGCTGCGCGGCCATGCCGGCGTCACCGACATCCACGACCTGCATGTCTGGGCGCTGGGCTCGAGCACGCCGGCGTTGACCGCGCACGTGGTGACGGCGGCCACCGGCCAGGACGCGGACACGCTGCGGCGCACCCTGGCGGCCATGCTGCACGAGCGCTTCGGCATCGACCACGTGACCCTGCAGGTGGAGGCCGACCATTGTGGCGATGCCTGCGCCGTGCACGCGCGGCAGGGCGCGCACGCCGATGGCGACCACGACGGCCACGATCACGGGCATTGAGCGGCGTTGCCGGCGGCTGTCCGGAAGCGGTGTATCCTCGCGGCAGGACACCGGGCAGCGGAGGCTGTGCATGAAAACCGCGCAGGAAATCGTCGATTCGCGCCTCGTGCTGCGTTCGCTCTGTGCCGCGCTGGCGCTGATGGGCATGGCGGCGATGGCGTATCGGGTGCATCAGGTCGCCATCGGCCGCATCCCGTTTGATTATTGGCTGCCGGTGTCCCTGCTCGGCGCACTGTATGCCGTATGCCTGTTCGGCCATGTCGCGCTGAAGGGCCGGCTGCCGCGTTCATGGCCAGGGCCGGCGGTCCGGCAGGGGATTGATCAGCGCGGTCACCACCGCCTGCATTGACGCGGCAGGTGCGCGGCTTGCCTCGCACGCTGTTGCCACGACGGAAAGGCCCATGCGGGGCAAGCCCCGCACCTACGCAGGTGGGCGCCTGCCTGCGCCGTGCGCGGATCGTACGAGGTCCCGACCACCGATCATCGAGAGGATCCAACCACCGCCGGCATTGACGCGGCAGGTGCGAGGTTTGCCTCGCACGCTGTTGCCACAACGGAAAAAGCCCCATGCGGGGCAAGCCCCGCACCTACGCAGGTGGGCGCCCGCCTGCGCCGTGCGCGGATCGTACAAGGTCCCGACCACCGATCATCGACAGCATCTGACCACCGGCAGCATTGGCGCGGTAGGTGCGAGGCTTGCCTCGCACGCTGTTGCCCCAACGGAAAAAGCCCCATGCGGGGCAGGCCCGCATCTCCGCGCAGGTGCCGGTGGGGCCATCCGGCAAGTCGTCAATGCCGGGGCATGCAGCCCAGCGCGCTGAGTACGCCATGCAGGGCCGGTACCTGCATCAGCCATGGGGCGGCGATGGTCAGCAGACCGGCGGCGAGGATGAAACCGGCCAGCGCCATGCGCAGGCCCGGGCGTTGCAGCCCACGGCCGATGCGCGCGCCGGACCAGGTCAGCGGCACCATCACCGGCAGGGTGGCCAGGCCGAATACCGCCATCACCAGCGCGCCGCCCAGTGCGTTGGCCTGCAGCCAGGCCACGCTCAGCAGGCTCAGGCTCAGGCCGCACGGCATCCAGCCCCACAGCGCACCCAGCGCCAGGCGGCGCCAGGCGCGGTCCGCCGGCAGCAGGTGCCGGTGCAGGGGCCGCAGCCATTGCCACAGCTGCTGGCCGGGACGGGCCAGCAGGTCCAGGCGGCCGCCGCGGCCGAGCAGGCGCAGCGCCAGCAGCACCAGGGCGAGGCCGGCGGCGACGCGCACGCCCAGCGCCAGGGTGTCGCTGCGTGCCAGCCGCAGGATGCCGCCGCCCAGTCCACCGGCCAGCGCGCCGGCCACGGTGTAGCCGCTGACGCGGCCGAGATTGGCCTGCCAGGCCACGCCCAGGGCACGGCCCGGGGCCATCGCCGGGAAGCCGGTGGCGATGCCGCCACACATCACCGCGCAGTGCAGCCCGCCGAGCAACCCGGCGACGAACGCGGCGGTCAGGACCGGGATGTCCAGTGGCAACACGGTCAGTCTTCGCGGGCCGGTTCCGCGCTGCCGCGGCGGTCGTCGCCCGCCTGGGCCGGGGGCGGCGCGGGGCGGTCGTTGTCTTCCAGGATGTCCAGCGCGGGGGTGTCGAGGTCATCGAACTGGCCGCGCTTGACCGCCCAGACAAAGGCGCCCACGGCCGCGCCCAGCAGCACCAGGCTGATCGGGATCAACATCAGCAGGATGGCCATCAGGATGCCTCCGTGGGGGTCTTGAGCCGCGCCAGGCGCAGCGCGTTGAGGGTGACGATCAGCGACGACAGCGCCATGCCCAGCGCCGCCAGCCACGGCGTGACCCAGCCGGCCGCGGCCAGCGGCAGCGCCAGCAGGTTGTAGCCGGTGGCCCAGGCCAGATTCTGGCGGATGATGCGCTGGGTGGCACGCGCCAGGGTGACCGCGGCCGGAATCCGACGCAGGCCGCCGCCGGTGGTGACCAGGTCGGCGGCGCGGTGCGCCAGCGAGGCGCCTTCGCCCATGGCGATGGAAACGTCGGCGCCCGCCAGCACCGGCGCGTCGTTGAGGCCGTCGCCGACCATCGCCACCACCCGGCCTTCGGCCTGCAGGCGCCGCACCAGCGCCAGCTTGTCCTCCGGCGACTGCCGCGCGTGGGCATCGTCCAGCCCCAGCGCCGCGGCCATGCGCCGCACCGCCGCTTCGCCGTCGCCGCTGGCCAGGTGCACGCGCAGGCCCTGCGCGCGCAGCGCGGCGAGCGCCTGCGCGGCGTCGTCGCGGGCGCGTTCTTCCAGCACGAAGCGGGCGGCGGCGCGCTGGCCGTCGCCGAGCCAAAGCGCACCGTCGTCCGGCTGCGCGGCGGCGAAATCGGCCCGGCCCAGGCGCCAGTGGCGGCCATCGACCATGCCCTGCACGCCGCGCCCGGGAACCGCCTGGACCTGGGTGGCGGGCAGCGCGGCGGCATTGCCGCGGGTGAAGGCGGCGGCCAGCGGGTGGCCGCTGTCGCGCTCCAGCGCGGCGGCGATATCCAGCGCGGCGGCCGCATCCAGCGACGCATCCAGCACCTGGGTGGCGGCCAGCACCGGGCGGCCGTCGCTGAGCGTGCCGGTCTTGTCGAACACGATGTCGGTGGCGCGTGCCAGCGTATCCATCGCGTCCGCGCGTACCGCCAGCAGGCCGATGCGCGCCAGTGCGCCATGCGCGGTGGCCAGCGCCGCCGGCACCGACAGCGACAGCGCGCAGGGGCAGCTGATCACGAGCAGGGCGAGGGTGACTTCCAGCGCGCGTTCGGGCTGGTAGTGCCACCAGCCGGCGAACACGACCAGCGCCACCGGCAGCAGCGCCAGCACGAAGCGGCTGCCGATGCGGTCGGCCAGCCGCGCCAGCGCCGGCCGGTGCGCCTGCGCCTGTTCGACCAGCCGCGCCAGCTGCGACAGGCGGGTGGCGGTGCCGGTGAGGGTGACGCGCAGCCGCGCCGGACGCTCGCGGCAGACGGTGCCGGCATAGACCGGCTCGCCGGGTTGCTTGCGTACCGGTTCGGATTCGCCGGTCAACAGCGCTTCCTCGAACCAGGCCTCGTCGCCGTCGCCGCCGAGCAGCACGCCGTCGGCCGGCACCGCTTCGCCGGCGGCCACGCAGGCCACGTCGCCGACGCTCAGTGCCGCCAGTGGTACCGCCTCGCGCTGGCCGTCGGCGCGCTCGCGGGTGGCGAACGCCGGGCGCGCGCGCGCCAGCGCATCGACCTGGGCGCTGGCCACCGCGCGTGCGCGTTGCTCCAGCATGCGCGCGGCCAGCAGCAGGAACACGAACATCACCGCCGCGTCGTACCACACATGCGGCCCGCCGCGGAGGGTCTCGAACAGGCTGGCGAAGTAGGCGAGCAGGGTCGAGCTGGCGATCAGCACATCCATGCCCAGGCGGCGTTCGCGCAGTTCGCGCATCGCCCCGGACAGGAACGGCCAGCCGGAATAGAACACCACCGGCGTGCACAGCAGGAACGTCAGCCAGCGGAAGAAATCGCGGGTCGGCACCGGCATGGTGCTGTTGAAGTCCAGGTACAGCGCCTCGGCCAGCATCATCGCCTGCAGCATGCCCAGGCCGGCGATGCCCAGCCGCAGCAGCCAGCGCCGGCGTTCGCGGGTGCGCTGCCGCTCGGCGGCCTCGCTGCCGGCCAGGTACGGGCGGTAGCCGAGCATCGCCAGCCGCCGCAGTGGCGCCGACAGCGCGGTGCGCGCCGGGTCCCAGGCGATGCGGATGCGGCCGGTGACGGCGTTGGCGCCGCAGTCGATCACGCCCGGCTCGCGCGCCAGCGCGCGATCGATCAGCCACGCGCAGGCGGCGCAGCGCATGCCGTCGGTGAGCAGGGTGATCTCGCGGCCGCCGTCGACCGGGCGGCTGTGCTCGGCCTGCACGTCGGCGCGGTCCCAGACCGCAAGGTCGGGCAGGTCCTCGCCGACGCGCGCGGCATTGGCGCTGCGCAGGCGGTAGTACCCGTCCAGGTCGGCGCTGGCGATCCACTCGGCGGCGGCGGCGCAGCCATGGCAGCAGAACGCGTGCGTGCCGCCGCCCAGCGTCGCCATGTGGGGCTGGGCCGGCAGTGCTTCGCCGCAGTGGTGGCAGGTGCCGGTGGCCGCCATGACGGCGGGCGACCGCGCCGGATCGGCGATCACGTCCGGGCTCAGTGTGCCCCGCCCAGCGAGGGGGACAGGCGTGCGGCGTGCTGCTGCTTCGGCAGCCGGCCGTGCAGGCGCCAGCGGCCGTCGGCGTCGCGCAGCTGCACGACCCAGTCGTGCTCGCCGTCCACCGCCTGCTCGACGCGCCAGCCCGGGCCCTGCGGCAGCAGTTCCAGGCGCAGGTCGTCGGACTGCCGGGTGGGGTGTTCCAGCACCAGTTGCAGCGCCGCCGCGCTGGCGAACTTGCCGGTGGCCGGCAGCACTTCGACCACGCCATCCTCGACCCGCAGCACCGCGCTCAGGCCCAGCTTGGCGGCCGCTTCATCCGGCCCCAGGTCGGTGGTCTGGATCTGCGACACGCGCTGTACCGGATCGGACACGACATCGGCACCGCCGGAACGCACGGCAACGATCACCAGCCCGACACCGGCCACGATCGACAGCAGCGGCAGGCCGACCACCAGCCAGAACACGGGGACCCGCCAGGGGGATTTCGGACGTTCGTTCATTGCACCGGACCAAAGAAACTGCTTTCGACGACGCGCTTCTCGTCGCCCCCTTCGCGCTCGACCACGAAGCGCAGCGCACGGCGGCCGCTGACCTGGCCGTCGGCGACCACGTTCAGTGCC
Protein-coding regions in this window:
- a CDS encoding cation transporter; the encoded protein is MSHDHNHVPSEIRHEKPLWWALALTSSYLVVEVVGAFMTNSLALLSDAAHMATDALALVIALTAVRLSRRPADARRTYGYARLEALGALANGGLLFAVGLYILWEAVGRFRAPQPIASTGMLWVAGFGLLVNLIAMRLLSAGSGESLNVKGAYLEVWSDMLGSVAVIIAALIIRFTGWTLVDPILAVLIGLWVLPRTWVLLRDALNVLLEGVPKGIALAEVEQALRGHAGVTDIHDLHVWALGSSTPALTAHVVTAATGQDADTLRRTLAAMLHERFGIDHVTLQVEADHCGDACAVHARQGAHADGDHDGHDHGH
- a CDS encoding cytochrome oxidase maturation protein, cbb3-type, giving the protein MAILLMLIPISLVLLGAAVGAFVWAVKRGQFDDLDTPALDILEDNDRPAPPPAQAGDDRRGSAEPARED
- a CDS encoding ATPase P, producing the protein MAATGTCHHCGEALPAQPHMATLGGGTHAFCCHGCAAAAEWIASADLDGYYRLRSANAARVGEDLPDLAVWDRADVQAEHSRPVDGGREITLLTDGMRCAACAWLIDRALAREPGVIDCGANAVTGRIRIAWDPARTALSAPLRRLAMLGYRPYLAGSEAAERQRTRERRRWLLRLGIAGLGMLQAMMLAEALYLDFNSTMPVPTRDFFRWLTFLLCTPVVFYSGWPFLSGAMRELRERRLGMDVLIASSTLLAYFASLFETLRGGPHVWYDAAVMFVFLLLAARMLEQRARAVASAQVDALARARPAFATRERADGQREAVPLAALSVGDVACVAAGEAVPADGVLLGGDGDEAWFEEALLTGESEPVRKQPGEPVYAGTVCRERPARLRVTLTGTATRLSQLARLVEQAQAHRPALARLADRIGSRFVLALLPVALVVFAGWWHYQPERALEVTLALLVISCPCALSLSVPAALATAHGALARIGLLAVRADAMDTLARATDIVFDKTGTLSDGRPVLAATQVLDASLDAAAALDIAAALERDSGHPLAAAFTRGNAAALPATQVQAVPGRGVQGMVDGRHWRLGRADFAAAQPDDGALWLGDGQRAAARFVLEERARDDAAQALAALRAQGLRVHLASGDGEAAVRRMAAALGLDDAHARQSPEDKLALVRRLQAEGRVVAMVGDGLNDAPVLAGADVSIAMGEGASLAHRAADLVTTGGGLRRIPAAVTLARATQRIIRQNLAWATGYNLLALPLAAAGWVTPWLAALGMALSSLIVTLNALRLARLKTPTEAS
- a CDS encoding nitrogen fixation protein FixH, coding for MNERPKSPWRVPVFWLVVGLPLLSIVAGVGLVIVAVRSGGADVVSDPVQRVSQIQTTDLGPDEAAAKLGLSAVLRVEDGVVEVLPATGKFASAAALQLVLEHPTRQSDDLRLELLPQGPGWRVEQAVDGEHDWVVQLRDADGRWRLHGRLPKQQHAARLSPSLGGAH